A window of the Microbacterium sp. AZCO genome harbors these coding sequences:
- a CDS encoding MarR family transcriptional regulator, with translation MSSATSLPTEAPSEQLEPQEDLAAEASDLRIATFRLARRLRAQRAVDSMSDGQFAVLATLKVHGPHTLGELADRERVSAPSMNRTVNCLQDSGYLTRTPDDDDRRKVNIALTDTGLDVVEETVRRRDAWLEAALADLPPAKRAVLMEAAEIMREVAAL, from the coding sequence ATGAGCTCTGCGACCTCCCTTCCCACCGAAGCCCCGTCCGAGCAGCTCGAGCCTCAGGAAGACCTCGCCGCAGAGGCATCCGATCTGCGCATCGCCACCTTCCGACTCGCACGACGCCTGCGCGCGCAGCGCGCGGTCGACTCCATGAGCGACGGCCAGTTCGCCGTGCTCGCGACCCTCAAAGTGCACGGCCCGCACACGCTCGGCGAGCTCGCCGACCGCGAGCGGGTCTCCGCTCCCTCGATGAACCGCACGGTCAACTGCCTGCAGGATTCGGGCTACCTCACGCGCACACCCGACGACGACGACCGTCGCAAGGTCAACATCGCCCTCACCGACACGGGGCTCGACGTCGTCGAGGAGACCGTGCGACGCCGCGACGCGTGGCTCGAGGCCGCGCTCGCCGATCTGCCCCCGGCCAAGCGCGCCGTGCTGATGGAGGCGGCCGAGATCATGCGGGAGGTGGCGGCGCTGTGA
- a CDS encoding MFS transporter, giving the protein MFRSFSVFNYRVWFFGALISNIGQWMQATALSWVVLTELTDNDAAAMGITMALQFAPPLLLVGVTGWVADRFERRHLLMITQSLLLVLGIAIGTLLLMGVMTLPLMYVFAFALGLVAAFDNPARQAFVSDVVSREYASNAVALNAASFNGARMIGPAVGGLVIVAVGTGWVFFINAATFIAMLVALLIIRPHELVPRAQSGSAGRLADGFRYVGKRPDLMVAFAMVFLLGAFGMNFPIFASTMALEFGQEADGYGLLSSILAIGSLTGALLAARRDRARIRLVIVGTALFALAAAVSAFMPTYWLYAVTLMVTGFSVVTTLTTANGYVQTTTDPALRGRVLALYMAILMGGTPIGAPIVGWVAATYGPRVAILLGAAAALVAFAIGATWMLASGRVHRNESRRFRLTIDETVPVAVIAPAPAEFSDEVAGTTPIPLPRQATARAAHR; this is encoded by the coding sequence ATGTTCCGCTCCTTCTCTGTCTTCAACTACCGCGTCTGGTTCTTCGGCGCCCTCATCTCCAACATCGGCCAGTGGATGCAGGCCACGGCGCTCAGCTGGGTCGTGCTGACGGAGCTGACCGACAACGACGCCGCCGCCATGGGCATCACCATGGCACTGCAGTTCGCGCCGCCGCTCCTCCTCGTGGGCGTCACGGGCTGGGTCGCCGACCGCTTCGAGCGCCGGCACCTGCTCATGATCACCCAGAGCCTCCTGCTCGTCCTCGGCATCGCGATCGGCACGCTGCTGCTCATGGGCGTCATGACGCTGCCGCTCATGTACGTCTTCGCGTTCGCGCTCGGGCTCGTCGCCGCGTTCGACAACCCCGCCCGGCAGGCTTTCGTCTCCGACGTCGTGTCGCGGGAGTACGCGTCCAACGCCGTCGCGCTCAACGCCGCATCGTTCAACGGCGCGCGCATGATCGGCCCCGCCGTCGGCGGCCTCGTGATCGTCGCCGTCGGCACGGGCTGGGTGTTCTTCATCAACGCCGCGACCTTCATCGCGATGCTCGTCGCGCTCCTCATCATCCGCCCGCACGAGCTCGTGCCGCGCGCGCAGTCGGGCAGTGCGGGTCGGCTCGCCGACGGCTTCCGCTACGTCGGCAAGCGGCCCGACCTCATGGTCGCGTTCGCGATGGTGTTCCTGCTCGGCGCGTTCGGCATGAATTTCCCGATCTTCGCGTCGACGATGGCGCTCGAGTTCGGGCAGGAGGCCGACGGCTACGGACTGCTCAGCTCGATCCTCGCGATCGGCTCGCTCACGGGCGCGCTGCTCGCCGCCCGCCGCGACCGTGCCCGCATCCGCCTGGTCATCGTCGGCACCGCCCTGTTCGCCCTCGCGGCCGCCGTCTCGGCCTTCATGCCGACGTACTGGCTGTACGCGGTGACGCTCATGGTCACGGGATTCTCGGTCGTGACGACCCTGACGACCGCGAACGGCTATGTGCAGACCACGACCGACCCGGCTCTGCGCGGACGCGTCCTCGCGCTGTATATGGCGATCCTCATGGGCGGCACGCCGATCGGCGCCCCCATCGTCGGATGGGTCGCGGCGACGTACGGACCGCGCGTCGCCATCCTGCTGGGTGCGGCTGCGGCGCTCGTCGCGTTCGCGATCGGAGCCACGTGGATGCTGGCCTCCGGCCGCGTCCACCGCAACGAGTCGCGCCGGTTCCGCCTCACGATCGACGAGACCGTGCCCGTCGCGGTCATCGCACCCGCCCCCGCCGAGTTCAGCGACGAGGTCGCCGGCACGACGCCGATCCCCCTGCCGCGGCAGGCGACGGCACGTGCGGCGCACCGTTGA
- a CDS encoding glycoside hydrolase family 6 protein: MSSSRTRRGLAAGVSVAALAAASLLALSPAQAYDPGGLAGSSLYVDPFSTTLEAAQSLSGQARDDAQLLGSIASATWFTKGTPAEVQAGARTYVDGAAAAGKMPVLVAYNLPFRDCAQYSAGGAADTAAYEAWIDGLAAGIGDRPATVILEPDGLGIIPWNTDINGNAEWCRPAELDPATASADRYEQLNYAIDALGALPATSVYLDGTHSGWLGVGDISDRLIKAGVERATGFFLNVSNYVETPKLQKYGTWISDCINLSQNSWWEPAWCASQYYPANPGDFSTWGLTDAAYAKAYADTGVVRDPASQAHFVLDTSRNGQGPWAGPSAPYPGAPAGADPEVWCNPPDRGLGARPTTETGDPFIDAYLWVKVPGESDGQCFRGTGGPLDPERGIQDPAAGQWFVEQARELIELAQPPIAPLDCHVAWDASGSGKASSAKLRLDGAAAGAPWTVSFVLAGDQKVTKATHGSVTQSGHAVSVSGTGAKPGNAPDVVLSVKGAAEQPWIFWLDGAACYSD, from the coding sequence ATGTCCTCATCCCGAACGAGACGCGGCCTCGCGGCCGGCGTCTCCGTCGCCGCGCTCGCCGCGGCATCCCTCCTCGCCCTCTCGCCCGCCCAGGCGTACGACCCGGGCGGGCTCGCCGGATCGAGCCTGTACGTCGATCCCTTCAGCACCACCCTCGAGGCGGCGCAGTCGCTGAGCGGCCAGGCCCGCGACGACGCGCAGCTGCTCGGCAGCATCGCCTCGGCGACGTGGTTCACAAAGGGGACGCCGGCCGAAGTGCAGGCCGGGGCGCGCACATATGTCGACGGTGCCGCGGCGGCGGGGAAGATGCCCGTGCTCGTTGCGTACAACCTGCCCTTCCGCGACTGCGCGCAGTATTCGGCGGGCGGCGCGGCCGACACCGCCGCCTACGAGGCGTGGATCGACGGCCTCGCGGCCGGCATCGGCGATCGTCCCGCGACGGTGATCCTCGAACCCGACGGCCTCGGCATCATCCCGTGGAACACCGACATCAACGGCAACGCCGAGTGGTGCCGACCCGCCGAGCTCGACCCGGCGACGGCCTCCGCGGACCGCTATGAGCAGCTCAACTACGCCATCGACGCGCTCGGCGCGCTTCCTGCGACGAGCGTCTACCTCGACGGCACGCACAGCGGGTGGCTCGGAGTGGGCGATATCTCCGACCGGCTCATCAAGGCGGGCGTCGAGCGGGCGACGGGCTTCTTCCTCAACGTGTCGAACTACGTCGAGACCCCGAAGCTGCAGAAGTACGGCACCTGGATCTCGGACTGCATCAACCTCTCGCAGAACTCCTGGTGGGAGCCCGCCTGGTGCGCGAGCCAGTACTACCCCGCGAACCCGGGCGACTTCTCGACGTGGGGGCTGACGGATGCCGCGTACGCGAAGGCGTACGCCGACACCGGCGTTGTGCGCGACCCTGCCTCGCAGGCGCACTTCGTGCTCGACACGAGCCGCAACGGCCAGGGACCGTGGGCGGGGCCCTCGGCTCCGTATCCGGGCGCGCCCGCCGGCGCAGACCCCGAGGTCTGGTGCAACCCGCCGGATCGCGGACTCGGCGCGCGGCCGACGACCGAGACGGGCGACCCGTTCATCGACGCCTACCTGTGGGTGAAGGTGCCGGGCGAGTCCGACGGCCAGTGCTTCCGGGGCACCGGTGGTCCGCTCGACCCCGAGCGGGGCATCCAGGACCCGGCGGCGGGACAGTGGTTCGTCGAACAGGCGCGTGAGCTCATCGAGCTCGCCCAGCCTCCGATCGCACCGCTGGACTGCCATGTGGCGTGGGATGCCTCGGGCTCGGGCAAGGCGTCATCGGCGAAGCTGCGTCTCGACGGCGCCGCGGCCGGCGCGCCGTGGACCGTGTCGTTCGTGCTCGCGGGAGACCAGAAGGTGACGAAGGCCACGCACGGCTCGGTGACCCAGAGCGGTCACGCGGTCTCGGTGTCGGGCACGGGCGCCAAGCCCGGCAACGCGCCCGACGTCGTGCTGAGCGTCAAGGGCGCGGCCGAGCAGCCGTGGATCTTCTGGCTCGACGGCGCCGCCTGCTACTCCGACTGA
- a CDS encoding ABC transporter permease, whose amino-acid sequence MLTFILRRIGAGIVLLFVISALAFGLLYLDSANIARRILGQSASPELVQQKAHELGLDRPLVVQYWDWLTNALHGDLGRSWFNGQLVVVSLSGRLAVTLSLVIGTTIVTAIVSVILGVLAARRGGAVDGTVQFVSVLGFAIPGFLIAVYLVLIFAINLHWFKATGYIPATTSFTGWLSSITLPIVALAVGAIAAVTQQIRGSMIDAMSRDYVRTLRSRGLDTRSVVYKHVLRNAGGPALAILGVQFIGLLSGAVIVEQIFALPGMGQLTVMAGTQGDIPVVMGLVVVFTILVIITYLVIDLAQAALNPKVRLS is encoded by the coding sequence ATGCTCACCTTCATCCTCCGGCGCATCGGCGCCGGCATCGTCCTCCTGTTCGTGATCTCGGCCCTCGCGTTCGGTCTGCTGTACCTCGACAGCGCCAACATCGCCCGCCGTATCCTCGGCCAGAGCGCCTCTCCCGAGCTCGTCCAGCAGAAGGCGCACGAGCTGGGCCTGGACCGGCCCCTGGTCGTGCAGTACTGGGACTGGCTCACCAACGCCCTCCACGGCGACCTCGGCCGGTCGTGGTTCAACGGCCAGCTCGTCGTCGTCAGCCTCTCCGGCCGCCTCGCCGTGACCCTCTCCCTCGTCATCGGCACCACGATCGTGACGGCGATCGTCTCCGTCATCCTCGGCGTCCTCGCCGCCCGCCGTGGCGGCGCCGTCGACGGCACGGTGCAGTTCGTCTCGGTGCTCGGGTTCGCGATCCCGGGCTTCCTCATCGCCGTCTACCTCGTGCTGATCTTCGCGATCAACCTGCACTGGTTCAAGGCGACCGGGTACATCCCGGCGACCACGTCCTTCACCGGGTGGCTCTCCTCCATCACCCTGCCGATCGTCGCCCTCGCGGTCGGCGCGATCGCCGCCGTCACCCAGCAGATCCGCGGATCCATGATCGACGCGATGTCGCGCGACTACGTGCGCACGCTCCGCAGCCGCGGCCTCGACACGCGCAGCGTCGTCTACAAGCACGTGCTGCGCAACGCCGGCGGCCCGGCGCTCGCGATCCTCGGCGTGCAGTTCATCGGCCTGCTCAGCGGCGCCGTCATCGTCGAGCAGATCTTCGCCCTCCCTGGGATGGGACAGCTGACGGTCATGGCGGGCACGCAGGGCGACATCCCCGTCGTGATGGGCCTCGTCGTGGTCTTCACGATCCTCGTCATCATCACGTATCTCGTCATCGATCTCGCGCAGGCTGCGCTCAACCCGAAGGTGCGACTGTCATGA
- a CDS encoding ABC transporter substrate-binding protein, with translation MFRWKATAAVIAAAALALTGCAAGDAGGSTGGAGGTLTLGAIAAPTTFDPASAEWGNRSPFYQSVFDTLLLATPEGTIEPWLATKWSYNDDNTVLTLTLRDDVTFTDGSKLTGEAVAKSLEHFKSGTGPDAGYLTNVASIEAPDDQTVVITLSAPDPALLNYLTRDAGIVASEASLDSTDVATNPVGSGPYKLDTSATVTGTSYVYTKNDKYWNPDVQHYDKLVINVLSDPTAALNAIKAGEANGVKLVNNDNLAEVEGAGWTVNANELDFQGLLLLDRAGTMSPELANVKVRQAINYAIDRKGMLKAAAADKGTVTTQVFPKTSDAYDPELDDYYTYDPKKAKELLKEAGYPNGLTISMPTVSLLGAATYTLIAQQLADVGITVQGTEVAPNNFIADLLAPKYPASFMALEQNPDWQLINFMIAPQAVFNPFHYQDPQVDEYIKQIQFGDAATQASVAKELNKYIVEQAWFAPFYRVQGSFATDANTTVKMLPTNAYPAIYDFQPKQ, from the coding sequence ATGTTCCGATGGAAGGCCACAGCAGCCGTCATCGCGGCGGCCGCCCTCGCCCTCACGGGCTGCGCGGCGGGCGACGCCGGCGGCAGCACCGGCGGAGCCGGCGGCACTCTCACGCTCGGCGCGATCGCCGCGCCGACGACGTTCGACCCGGCCAGCGCGGAGTGGGGCAATCGCTCCCCCTTCTACCAGTCGGTGTTCGACACCCTCCTCCTCGCGACGCCCGAGGGCACGATCGAGCCGTGGCTCGCGACCAAGTGGTCGTACAACGACGACAACACGGTCCTGACCCTCACGCTCCGCGACGACGTCACGTTCACCGACGGCTCGAAGCTCACCGGCGAGGCCGTCGCCAAGAGCCTCGAGCACTTCAAGAGCGGCACCGGCCCGGACGCCGGCTACCTCACCAACGTCGCCTCGATCGAGGCGCCCGACGACCAGACCGTCGTCATCACCCTGAGCGCTCCCGACCCCGCTCTGCTCAACTACCTCACGCGTGACGCGGGGATCGTCGCCAGCGAGGCGTCGCTCGACAGCACCGATGTCGCGACGAATCCGGTCGGATCCGGCCCGTACAAACTCGACACCTCGGCGACGGTCACGGGCACCAGCTACGTCTACACGAAGAACGACAAGTACTGGAACCCCGACGTCCAGCACTACGACAAGCTCGTCATCAACGTCCTGAGCGACCCGACCGCCGCCCTCAACGCCATCAAGGCGGGCGAGGCGAACGGCGTCAAGCTCGTCAACAACGACAACCTCGCCGAGGTCGAGGGCGCCGGCTGGACCGTCAACGCCAACGAGCTCGACTTCCAGGGCCTCCTGCTGCTCGACCGCGCCGGCACGATGTCGCCCGAGCTCGCCAACGTCAAGGTGCGCCAGGCCATCAACTACGCGATCGACCGCAAGGGCATGCTGAAGGCCGCCGCCGCCGACAAGGGCACCGTCACGACCCAGGTGTTCCCGAAGACGAGCGACGCGTACGACCCCGAGCTCGACGACTACTACACGTACGACCCCAAGAAGGCCAAGGAGCTGCTCAAGGAGGCCGGCTACCCGAACGGCCTCACGATCTCGATGCCGACGGTCTCGCTCCTGGGCGCGGCGACCTACACGCTCATCGCACAGCAGCTCGCCGACGTGGGCATCACGGTGCAGGGCACCGAGGTCGCGCCGAACAACTTCATCGCCGACCTCCTGGCGCCGAAGTACCCGGCGTCATTCATGGCCCTCGAGCAGAACCCGGACTGGCAGCTGATCAACTTCATGATCGCCCCGCAGGCCGTGTTCAACCCGTTCCACTACCAGGACCCGCAGGTCGACGAGTACATCAAGCAGATCCAGTTCGGAGACGCCGCCACGCAGGCGTCCGTCGCCAAGGAGCTCAACAAGTACATCGTCGAGCAGGCCTGGTTCGCCCCCTTCTACCGCGTGCAGGGCAGCTTCGCGACGGACGCCAACACGACCGTCAAGATGCTCCCGACCAACGCCTACCCGGCCATCTACGACTTCCAGCCGAAGCAGTAG
- a CDS encoding alpha/beta hydrolase → MPEFTDAHGIAIVYDVHPAKTTPRAVVQLLHGVGEHAGRYGALIDALTSDGYTVYADDHRGHGRTGMKQHGDDKTKLGRLGPGGYRAAVAAVWQFTELIRAENPGLPLILLGHSWGSFLSQKLFNDHPEAYDAVVLSGSALRWPGSLNAGDLNAPWKSKDGHGLEWLASDHSVGATFLDDPLTTSDPMQKLFGLVETARVFGRPRRNLGHDAPVLLLVGRDDTVGGPVSVHKLADAYRSRSGLTDVTTLVYPGARHEIFNEINQADVRADLLAWLDARFPARD, encoded by the coding sequence ATGCCCGAGTTCACCGATGCACACGGCATCGCGATCGTCTACGACGTCCACCCCGCCAAGACCACCCCGCGCGCCGTGGTGCAGCTGCTGCACGGAGTGGGGGAGCACGCCGGCCGCTACGGGGCGCTCATCGACGCGCTGACCTCCGACGGCTACACCGTCTACGCCGACGACCACCGCGGCCACGGCCGTACGGGCATGAAGCAGCACGGCGACGACAAGACGAAGCTCGGGCGTCTGGGACCCGGCGGCTACCGCGCCGCCGTCGCGGCCGTGTGGCAGTTCACCGAGCTCATCCGCGCGGAGAATCCGGGCCTGCCGCTCATCCTGCTCGGGCACTCCTGGGGATCGTTCCTGTCGCAGAAGCTCTTCAACGACCACCCCGAGGCCTACGACGCGGTCGTGCTGTCGGGGTCGGCGCTGCGGTGGCCCGGGTCGCTCAACGCCGGCGACCTCAATGCGCCGTGGAAGTCGAAGGACGGCCATGGCCTCGAGTGGCTCGCGTCCGACCATTCCGTCGGCGCCACGTTCCTCGACGACCCGCTCACGACGTCCGATCCGATGCAGAAGCTGTTCGGGCTGGTCGAGACGGCCCGCGTGTTCGGGCGCCCCCGCCGCAACCTCGGCCACGATGCGCCGGTGCTGCTCCTCGTCGGACGCGACGACACCGTCGGCGGACCCGTCAGCGTGCACAAGCTGGCCGACGCGTACCGCTCGCGCTCAGGTCTCACCGACGTCACGACGCTCGTCTACCCCGGCGCGCGCCACGAGATCTTCAACGAGATCAACCAGGCCGATGTGCGCGCAGACCTCCTCGCGTGGCTCGACGCGCGATTCCCCGCTCGCGACTGA
- a CDS encoding glycoside hydrolase family 2 TIM barrel-domain containing protein → MIRLPFADGWTVGPKLGAFEALAAGSEPTPVTLPHDAIRDLPRSADSVQGVHAGYHPGGVFEYAKTFDVPIEWRDKSVQLEFEGVYRDAAVYLNGEFVAHRPNGYTGFTVHLDAYLRFGDANRVTVEARSHKDSRWYSGAGIYRPVHLVIGHPVHIPLDGVQVTTPDIDAERAIVVVSTTVRNTTRHSRETRVTWTVSAPGGELVATASAPVTVLPGEPATARVRLAVEGPQLWSSDSPALYSVRSALTGTEGADLDDDTTVFGIRTLQLDPRHGLRINGETVKLRGACVHHDNGPLGAATIGAAEDRRIRLLKAAGFNAIRSAHNPVSRAMLDACDRHGVLVMDELTDVWTESKTAFDYSLAFPDWWQRDAAALVAKDVNHPSVIMYSIGNEILELATPIGSTWGRRLAEELRRLDPTRFITNGINGIIANLDRMAEAQAELAAKDPNTMMAEMGEQMALMNASELVSRSIEESASVLDIVGFNYGDSRYEPDAEAFPHRVIVGSETFPERIDALWALVERLPHVIGDYTWTGWDYLGEAGIGRIDYTDVEGYVATGTTGPYPYLLAESGDIDITGHRRTVSYWREIVFGLRAAPYIAVHRPQHHGRPTARTPWSWDDAVSSWTWDAAPGASVTVDVYVAADEVELLLDGVSVGVAPAGRDHRFRARFETEYHPGELVAVARTGGVETGRHILRTAGELSLVARAESPTMGVDADALGFVAVTLEDAAGVVPCDADVLVTVTVEGPGVLAGLGTGRARTEEGFAGPSVTTYDGRALAIVRPTGPGEITLRATVDGLPPASVTLTAR, encoded by the coding sequence GTGATCCGCCTCCCGTTCGCCGACGGCTGGACCGTCGGCCCGAAGCTCGGCGCGTTCGAAGCGCTCGCCGCAGGCTCCGAGCCCACGCCCGTGACGCTGCCCCATGACGCCATCCGCGACCTGCCGCGATCGGCCGACTCGGTGCAGGGCGTCCACGCCGGCTACCACCCCGGCGGCGTCTTCGAGTACGCGAAGACCTTCGACGTGCCGATCGAGTGGCGCGACAAGAGCGTGCAGCTCGAGTTCGAGGGCGTGTACCGGGATGCCGCGGTCTACCTCAACGGCGAGTTCGTGGCCCATCGGCCGAACGGGTACACCGGATTCACAGTCCACCTCGACGCCTACCTGCGCTTCGGCGACGCCAACCGCGTGACCGTCGAGGCCCGCTCGCACAAGGACAGCCGGTGGTATTCCGGCGCGGGAATCTACCGCCCCGTGCACCTCGTCATCGGCCACCCCGTGCACATCCCGCTCGACGGCGTGCAGGTCACCACGCCCGACATCGACGCCGAACGGGCGATCGTCGTCGTCTCGACGACCGTCCGCAACACGACCCGTCACAGCCGCGAGACCCGCGTCACGTGGACGGTCTCAGCGCCCGGCGGCGAGCTCGTCGCGACGGCATCCGCTCCCGTCACGGTCCTCCCCGGCGAACCCGCCACGGCGCGTGTGCGACTCGCGGTCGAGGGCCCTCAGCTCTGGAGCAGCGACAGCCCGGCGCTGTACTCGGTGCGCTCCGCGCTCACCGGCACCGAGGGCGCGGACCTCGACGACGACACGACGGTGTTCGGCATCCGCACCCTCCAGCTGGACCCCCGCCACGGTCTGCGGATCAACGGCGAGACGGTGAAGCTCCGCGGCGCGTGCGTGCACCACGACAACGGACCCCTCGGCGCCGCGACGATAGGCGCCGCGGAAGACCGCCGCATCCGCCTGCTCAAGGCCGCCGGCTTCAACGCGATCCGCAGCGCCCACAATCCCGTGAGCCGCGCGATGCTCGACGCGTGCGACCGCCACGGCGTGCTCGTGATGGACGAGCTGACCGACGTCTGGACCGAGTCGAAGACGGCTTTCGACTACTCGCTCGCCTTCCCCGACTGGTGGCAGAGGGATGCCGCAGCCCTCGTGGCGAAGGACGTCAACCACCCGAGCGTCATCATGTACTCGATCGGGAATGAGATCCTCGAGCTCGCGACGCCGATCGGCTCGACGTGGGGACGACGGCTCGCCGAGGAGCTGCGCCGGCTCGATCCGACGCGATTCATCACGAACGGCATCAACGGCATCATCGCCAACCTCGACCGCATGGCCGAGGCGCAGGCGGAGCTCGCCGCGAAGGATCCGAACACGATGATGGCCGAGATGGGCGAGCAGATGGCGCTCATGAACGCGTCCGAGCTCGTCTCGCGGTCGATCGAGGAGTCGGCGTCGGTGCTCGACATCGTCGGGTTCAACTACGGCGACTCCCGCTACGAGCCTGACGCCGAGGCGTTCCCGCATCGCGTCATCGTCGGCTCCGAGACCTTCCCCGAGCGCATCGACGCCCTGTGGGCGCTGGTCGAGCGCCTGCCGCACGTCATCGGCGACTACACCTGGACCGGCTGGGACTACCTCGGCGAGGCCGGCATCGGCCGCATCGACTACACCGACGTCGAGGGCTACGTCGCCACCGGCACCACCGGCCCGTACCCCTACCTGCTCGCCGAATCCGGCGACATCGACATCACGGGCCACCGCCGCACCGTGTCGTACTGGCGCGAGATCGTGTTCGGCCTGCGCGCGGCGCCCTACATCGCGGTCCACCGCCCGCAGCACCACGGCCGTCCGACCGCTCGCACCCCGTGGTCGTGGGACGACGCGGTGTCGTCATGGACGTGGGATGCCGCGCCCGGCGCCTCCGTGACCGTCGACGTCTACGTGGCGGCCGACGAGGTCGAGCTGCTCCTCGACGGCGTCTCGGTCGGCGTCGCGCCGGCCGGTCGCGACCACCGCTTCCGCGCGCGCTTCGAGACGGAGTACCACCCCGGCGAGCTCGTCGCCGTCGCCCGCACGGGCGGCGTGGAGACGGGGCGACACATCCTCCGCACGGCGGGGGAGCTGTCGCTCGTGGCCCGGGCCGAGTCGCCGACGATGGGCGTCGACGCCGACGCGCTCGGCTTCGTCGCCGTGACGCTCGAGGATGCCGCGGGCGTCGTGCCGTGCGACGCCGACGTGCTCGTGACGGTCACAGTCGAGGGTCCCGGCGTCCTCGCGGGCCTCGGCACGGGCCGCGCGCGGACGGAGGAGGGCTTCGCCGGTCCGTCGGTCACGACCTACGACGGCCGCGCGCTCGCGATCGTGCGTCCGACCGGCCCAGGCGAGATCACCCTCAGAGCGACCGTCGACGGCCTGCCCCCGGCATCCGTCACCCTCACGGCCCGCTGA
- a CDS encoding PHB depolymerase family esterase, with translation MSHFPIRWRRSAAAASLAAAVSVLAALLVPASASAVTATPAASCVRTLAQGDSRVSVAYGGVDYSVLVHVPAAPTSKKLPLVVDLHGSNSNGVVQASISDLRTLADRKGFIVVEPTGAIAFPQTLPDGNWAWNVPGVPLTSGTYPPADSRDDVAFLRTVVSQIDATGCVDDRRVYATGYSGGGRMASALACEASDVFAAIAPVAGLRAGRAAAEDLTTPVPATCTPAQPVAVVTFHGTDDFVNPYAGNSDPRWGYSVNTAATRWAEINECRVGPTIAQYSASIRTLTWSKCSRQADVVLYEVTGGGHTWPGTSVDLSPLGATTQEISASEAMWEFFSAHQRRG, from the coding sequence ATGTCTCATTTCCCGATCCGATGGCGCAGGTCGGCCGCCGCGGCTTCGCTCGCCGCTGCGGTATCTGTGCTCGCCGCGCTGCTGGTGCCCGCGTCGGCATCCGCTGTCACCGCGACACCTGCCGCGTCGTGCGTGCGCACGCTCGCCCAGGGTGATTCGCGCGTGAGCGTCGCCTACGGCGGAGTCGACTATTCGGTGCTCGTGCACGTGCCCGCGGCGCCCACGAGCAAGAAGCTTCCCCTCGTGGTCGATCTGCACGGGTCCAACAGCAACGGAGTCGTCCAGGCATCCATCTCCGACCTGCGCACCCTCGCCGACCGCAAGGGCTTCATCGTCGTGGAGCCGACGGGGGCCATCGCCTTCCCTCAGACGCTCCCCGACGGCAACTGGGCGTGGAACGTGCCCGGTGTGCCGCTGACGTCGGGAACGTATCCGCCTGCCGACTCGCGCGATGACGTCGCGTTCCTGCGCACCGTCGTCTCGCAGATCGACGCGACCGGCTGTGTCGACGACCGCCGCGTGTACGCCACCGGATACTCCGGCGGCGGGCGGATGGCGTCAGCCCTCGCGTGCGAGGCGTCCGACGTCTTCGCGGCGATCGCACCGGTTGCCGGCCTGCGAGCGGGGCGAGCGGCGGCAGAAGACCTGACCACGCCGGTTCCCGCGACGTGCACCCCGGCCCAGCCGGTCGCCGTCGTGACCTTCCACGGCACGGACGACTTCGTGAACCCGTACGCGGGCAACAGCGACCCGCGTTGGGGATACAGCGTCAACACCGCGGCCACGCGCTGGGCAGAGATCAACGAATGCCGCGTCGGACCGACGATCGCGCAGTACTCGGCCTCCATCCGCACCTTGACCTGGAGCAAGTGCAGCCGCCAGGCGGACGTTGTGCTCTACGAGGTGACGGGAGGCGGCCACACCTGGCCGGGAACCTCGGTCGACCTCTCACCGCTCGGAGCGACCACTCAGGAGATCAGCGCCTCCGAAGCCATGTGGGAGTTCTTCTCGGCGCACCAGCGCAGAGGCTGA
- a CDS encoding TetR/AcrR family transcriptional regulator → MSDTKTATAPKRKPRGEYAKSEAKRQAILDAALEVFAESGYRAGSLREVAQRVGMSEAGLLHHFRSKSALLMAVLDHRDDLSRAVVDFDQPDGAAALRGLVALAERNAASPGVVELYCTLSAEATSSDHPAHDYFKRRYVFVRESISDAFRRIHDSGRLLAGVDPYRAAVATTALMDGLQVQWLLDPESTDMAQALAEFFRGMVSGYDLESIEQALDARAEGAE, encoded by the coding sequence ATGAGCGACACGAAGACCGCGACTGCGCCCAAGCGCAAACCGCGGGGCGAGTACGCCAAGAGCGAGGCGAAGAGACAGGCGATCCTGGATGCCGCCCTCGAGGTCTTCGCCGAGTCGGGGTACCGCGCGGGGTCGCTCCGCGAGGTCGCCCAGCGGGTCGGGATGAGCGAGGCGGGGCTGCTGCACCACTTCCGCAGCAAGAGCGCGCTGCTCATGGCGGTGCTTGATCACCGCGACGACCTCTCCCGGGCGGTCGTGGACTTCGACCAGCCCGACGGCGCCGCGGCGCTGCGCGGACTCGTGGCTCTCGCCGAGCGGAACGCTGCATCTCCGGGCGTCGTGGAGCTCTACTGCACGCTTTCGGCCGAGGCGACGTCGTCCGACCACCCCGCCCACGACTACTTCAAGCGCCGCTACGTCTTCGTGCGCGAGAGCATCTCGGACGCGTTCCGGCGCATCCATGACTCCGGCCGGCTCCTGGCAGGAGTCGACCCCTACCGCGCCGCGGTCGCGACGACCGCGCTCATGGACGGTCTGCAGGTGCAGTGGCTGCTCGATCCCGAGTCGACCGACATGGCCCAGGCGCTCGCCGAGTTCTTCCGCGGAATGGTATCGGGGTACGACCTCGAGTCGATCGAGCAGGCCCTCGACGCGCGAGCGGAGGGCGCCGAGTGA